A genomic window from Prunus persica cultivar Lovell chromosome G2, Prunus_persica_NCBIv2, whole genome shotgun sequence includes:
- the LOC18787342 gene encoding protein TRIGALACTOSYLDIACYLGLYCEROL 4, chloroplastic, producing the protein MANLRTAMDSAFWDLNVSSPHTLEGSAKAIPGDPFPIDGARASRVLRIQQLSLLGNGFPLGIIPSYSPTSHKDLGSFSLQSLLLRPATSNWWLGLIGQFRPKKLISSIKAEFSTNDDMEVPTFKDVAKHVLDKSLYSFGLCTQLLVAPSSSIKLSTEGHGEKKGRRNKFMLFHKLPYHDITLEAAWPELFIDHKGQYWDVPESISLDLSSLVSESGLRYRIGIHKNSGHPQAVNSIDGEVPTSLMPGLCAKAAFSYEKSQDLWRQKETKKDVMVKKDNGWFWRPSYDVRLKEPHAAVSGIFGGSCTAWFQDGHSPVAVELRGDEDNSTSTKKRSPFSADFFGSVCYSFQHGKFRELYGDLTRIDARLDICSASALAKRVINGLKSSSANSARDPMSSPRINLIFQQQVAGPIVFRVDSRVSLDSLPGKRGPHIEDFIYSLNYSLRLLRSGKVVAWYSPKRKEGMIELRVFEF; encoded by the exons ATGGCGAACCTGAGGACGGCAATGGACTCTGCCTTCTGGGACTTGAACGTTTCGTCACCTCACACCCTTGAGGGCTCAGCCAAGGCCATCCCCGGCGACCCATTTCCTATCGACGGTGCTCGAGCCAGCCGAGTCCTCAGGATTCAGCAACTATCCCTTCTGGGAAATGGGTTCCCTTTGGGTATTATACCTTCTTACTCTCCCACTTCTCACAAGGACTTgggttctttctctctccagtCCCTCTTGCTCAGACCAGCTACCTCTAACTG GTGGCTTGGATTAATTGGGCAGTTCCGCCCTAAGAAACTTATTTCTTCTATTAAAGCTGAATTTTCTACTAATGATGACATGGAGGTTCCTACATTCAAAGATGTGGCAAAGCATGTCTTGGACAAGTCACTTTATTCGTTTGGGTTATGCACACAGCTTCTTGTGGCTCCATCATCATCCATAAAGTTGAGCACAGAAGGGCATGGTGAGAAAAAAGGACGCCGCAACAAATTCATGCTATTTCACAAG CTTCCTTACCATGATATTACACTTGAGGCTGCATGGCCTGAGCTGTTCATTGACCACAAGGGACAATATTGGGATGTGCCCGAATCAATTTCCTTAGATCTGTCTTCACTTGTTTCTGAATCTGGATTGCGTTACCGCATTGGTATACATAAAAATAGTGGTCATCCCCAGGCTGTAAATTCCATAGATGGTGAGGTACCTACTTCCCTAATGCCTGGATTGTGTGCAAAGGCTGCTTTTTCATATGAAAAGAGCCAAGACCTTTGGAGGCAAAAGGAGACAAAAAAGGATGTTATGGTAAAGAAAGACAATGGTTGGTTTTGGCGGCCATCGTATGATGTACGTCTTAAAGAACCTCATGCTGCAGTGTCTGGAATTTTTG GTGGCAGCTGCACAGCCTGGTTTCAGGATGGTCACAGCCCAGTGGCAGTTGAATTGAGGGGAGATGAGGATAATTCTACAAGTACTAAGAAGAGAAGCCCATTTAGTGCTGATTTTTTCGGCTCAGTCTGCTATAGTTTCCAGCATGGAAAATTTAGAGAGCTGTATGGTGATCTGACCAGGATAGATGCTCGCCTGGATATCTGTTCAGCTTCAGCTTTGGCTAAAAGGGTTATTAATGGTTTGAAGAGTTCATCTGCTAATAGTGCCAGAGATCCCATGTCCTCCCCTAGGATCAATCTAATCTTTCAGCAGCAG GTTGCAGGGCCAATCGTCTTTAGAGTGGATTCCAGGGTTTCACTCGACTCCTTGCCTGGGAAACGTGGCCCACATATTGAGGATTTCATATACAGCTTGAACTACTCCTTGAGACTTCTACGATCAGGGAAGGTTGTCGCTTGGTACTCcccgaaaagaaaagaggggaTGATTGAGTTGCGCGTATTTGAGTTttaa